One Streptomyces fagopyri DNA window includes the following coding sequences:
- a CDS encoding carbohydrate ABC transporter permease, with amino-acid sequence MATAPALETTTPPTVTRPLPARPGKGVLGHWRLYAAISPFYLLFLAFGLIPVGFSLYLSFHRWDGLGPMEFAGLSQYRYLLTDSQFWSSIGNTLVIWALATFPMIFLSMVTAVLLNSAVRFKNVYRFAYFLPNVTSIVAVAIIFGSVFSTNFGLVNALLQAVGLDQVAWLNTPWGIKVAVATLMTWQWTGYNAIIFLAGLQTIPGELYEASRMDGAGPVQTFFRITLPLMRPVLLFVLVISTVTGLQTFSEPQVLLQTTDNNSSFAGGPGHSGQTMVLYFFQQTFDNNDFGYGAAVAWGIFLVVIIFSIINWRLVQRRGED; translated from the coding sequence ATGGCCACCGCCCCCGCGCTGGAGACGACCACCCCGCCCACGGTCACCCGGCCGCTCCCCGCCCGTCCCGGGAAGGGCGTCCTCGGTCACTGGCGGCTCTACGCCGCGATCTCCCCCTTCTACCTGCTCTTCCTCGCCTTCGGCCTGATCCCGGTCGGCTTCTCCCTCTATCTCTCGTTCCACCGCTGGGACGGGCTCGGGCCGATGGAGTTCGCCGGACTGTCCCAGTACCGCTATCTGCTGACGGACAGTCAGTTCTGGAGCTCGATCGGGAACACGCTCGTCATCTGGGCGCTGGCCACCTTCCCGATGATCTTCCTGTCGATGGTCACGGCCGTGCTGCTCAACTCCGCGGTGCGCTTCAAGAACGTCTACCGCTTCGCCTACTTCCTGCCGAACGTCACCTCGATCGTGGCGGTCGCGATCATCTTCGGTTCGGTCTTCTCCACCAACTTCGGCCTGGTCAACGCCCTGTTGCAGGCCGTCGGGCTGGATCAGGTGGCGTGGCTGAACACCCCCTGGGGCATCAAGGTCGCCGTCGCGACGCTGATGACCTGGCAGTGGACCGGGTACAACGCGATCATCTTCCTCGCCGGGCTCCAGACGATTCCCGGCGAACTGTACGAGGCGTCACGGATGGACGGCGCCGGCCCCGTGCAGACCTTCTTCCGGATCACGCTGCCGCTGATGCGACCGGTGCTCCTCTTCGTGCTCGTCATCTCGACGGTCACCGGTCTGCAGACGTTCTCCGAGCCCCAGGTGCTGCTCCAGACCACGGACAACAACTCGTCGTTCGCGGGAGGTCCGGGCCACTCGGGCCAGACCATGGTCCTCTACTTCTTCCAGCAGACCTTCGACAACAACGACTTCGGCTACGGCGCCGCCGTGGCCTGGGGCATCTTCCTCGTCGTCATCATCTTCTCGATCATCAACTGGCGGCTGGTGCAGCGCCGGGGCGAAGACTAG
- a CDS encoding carbohydrate ABC transporter permease produces the protein MASLKGSRRRGIGLHLVLIAGLLLSVLPFYWAVIMSTHSSTEIFSYPPKLLPGSHFLENARHLFDNVDFFGSMFNSLLVACSVTVLVLFFDSLAAFVFAKFDFPGRRVLFALMMAIFMVPAQLQAIPQFVIMAKLGWIGSMTALIVPAAANAFGIFWMRQYMRSAIHDELIDASKLDGAGFLRQYWHVALPVVRPGLAFLGIFTFMGQWNDYAWPLIALTNPDNVTLQVALSQLNGVHGTTDYGMVMTGALLALVPLLIVFAIGARQIIADLGKGAIR, from the coding sequence ATGGCATCCCTCAAGGGTTCACGGCGCAGGGGCATCGGCCTCCATCTCGTCCTGATCGCCGGTCTGCTGCTCTCGGTCCTGCCGTTCTACTGGGCCGTGATCATGTCGACGCACTCGTCGACCGAGATCTTCTCCTACCCGCCGAAGCTGCTGCCCGGCTCGCACTTCCTGGAGAACGCCCGCCACCTCTTCGACAACGTCGACTTCTTCGGGTCGATGTTCAACTCGCTGCTGGTGGCGTGTTCGGTGACCGTCCTGGTCCTGTTCTTCGACTCGCTGGCCGCGTTCGTCTTCGCCAAGTTCGACTTCCCCGGCCGCCGGGTGCTGTTCGCGCTGATGATGGCCATCTTCATGGTCCCCGCCCAGCTCCAGGCCATCCCGCAGTTCGTCATCATGGCGAAGCTGGGCTGGATCGGCTCGATGACCGCGCTCATCGTCCCCGCGGCGGCCAACGCGTTCGGCATCTTCTGGATGCGTCAGTACATGAGGAGCGCCATCCACGACGAGCTGATCGACGCCTCGAAGCTCGACGGCGCGGGCTTCCTGCGCCAGTACTGGCACGTGGCGCTCCCGGTCGTCCGGCCCGGCCTCGCCTTCCTCGGCATCTTCACCTTCATGGGCCAGTGGAACGACTACGCCTGGCCCCTGATCGCCCTCACCAACCCCGACAACGTGACCCTCCAGGTCGCGCTGTCCCAGCTCAACGGTGTCCACGGCACCACCGACTACGGAATGGTCATGACCGGCGCACTCCTCGCCCTCGTCCCCCTGCTGATCGTCTTCGCGATCGGCGCCCGGCAGATCATCGCGGACCTGGGCAAGGGGGCCATCCGCTGA
- a CDS encoding glycoside hydrolase family 2 TIM barrel-domain containing protein, translating into MSDPLRALRPWESPEVTSWGRLPMNALDRRTGALPLDGDWRFQLLPAPDAPVQGVWSSQPVPGAWTVQGTDDLPQYTNFAMPWGEFPPDSPAANPTGVYEREVDVPAAWAGRRIVLQVGAAGSVLLVHVDGRPVGVSKDSHLAAEFDLSGVVRPGGRAVLRLTVVKWSDASHLEDQDQWWHAGITRPVLLYATDPLRLADVTVRTRCDGTLRVDCQVRDAGGALPAGWYVTGELDGRLLTQDQEFERFKEKDGRVSDFLGEARLGTVVADARPWTAETPALHPLTVRLHRADGSVADTSHHRVGFREVEIRGRDLLLNGERVYIRGVNRHDFHPLTGRTVSYEDMRADLVTLKRFGFNAIRTAHYPNDPSLLDLADELGFYVIDEANIEAHDHAHEIADDPRYLGAFVDRVSRMVLRDKNHPCVIVWSLGNESDYGANHDAAAGWVRRHDPTRPLQYEGAAKLDWADPTVASDIACPMYAPLEDCVAHALSGRQTKPLIQCEYSHAMGNSNGTLADHWEAIESTPGLQGGFIWEFWDHGILQRVNDGRPAGRGGAGLYDHGVTTPGHRWAYGGDFGETIHDGAFVADGVVFPDRTPKPVMFEHREIAAPVRLAYTGGELRVTNHQHFRGLDRLAAEWRLSLADGGTRTAPAELPRVPAGGSAVVPMPFTLPEEGGEAWLTLRVTTADEEAWAPRGTEVCVPQVRLRAASRTVSATATAPGPPVEVDEDGLLVHPLLTAAPVLSLWRTPTDNDELGGMAARWRAWGLDATRRTLLDVRRGNTGVTVIAEYTTLAGAVRHEQVFTRVGGGIRIEETADLPQGLTDVPRVGSVFETVAGLDVLQWYGQGPWESYPDRSTGAPVGHHSLPVDELFTPYLRPQESGGRHGVRRFTLSAPDGTGFTVALDEPRQVSVTRYRDEDLAAAAHHDELVARPGCVVRLDAAHRGLGTASCGPDTSPGHLVRAGTHRWSWTLRPR; encoded by the coding sequence ATGAGCGACCCGCTCCGCGCGCTCCGCCCCTGGGAGTCACCCGAGGTGACCTCCTGGGGGCGGTTGCCGATGAACGCGCTGGACCGCCGGACGGGAGCCCTCCCGCTGGACGGCGACTGGCGATTCCAGCTGCTGCCCGCGCCGGACGCCCCGGTCCAGGGCGTCTGGTCCTCCCAGCCGGTCCCGGGCGCCTGGACCGTGCAGGGCACCGACGACCTGCCTCAGTACACCAACTTCGCGATGCCCTGGGGCGAGTTCCCGCCCGACTCCCCCGCCGCCAATCCCACCGGGGTGTACGAGCGCGAGGTGGACGTCCCCGCCGCATGGGCCGGCCGCCGGATCGTGCTCCAGGTCGGCGCCGCCGGAAGCGTGCTGCTGGTCCACGTGGACGGGCGGCCGGTCGGCGTCTCCAAGGACTCCCACCTCGCGGCCGAGTTCGACCTCTCGGGCGTCGTACGCCCCGGCGGGCGCGCGGTGTTGCGGCTCACCGTCGTCAAGTGGTCGGACGCCTCGCACCTGGAGGACCAGGACCAGTGGTGGCACGCCGGGATCACCCGCCCGGTCCTGCTGTACGCGACCGATCCGCTGCGGCTGGCCGACGTGACCGTACGGACGCGGTGCGACGGCACGCTGCGCGTCGACTGCCAGGTCCGGGACGCGGGGGGCGCGCTGCCCGCCGGCTGGTACGTCACCGGTGAGCTGGACGGGCGACTCCTGACCCAGGACCAGGAGTTCGAACGGTTCAAGGAGAAGGACGGGCGGGTCTCCGACTTCCTCGGCGAGGCCCGCCTCGGCACGGTCGTCGCCGACGCGCGCCCCTGGACCGCGGAGACGCCCGCGCTCCACCCCCTGACCGTACGGCTGCACCGCGCCGACGGCTCGGTCGCCGACACCTCGCACCACCGCGTCGGCTTCCGCGAGGTCGAGATCCGCGGCCGGGACCTCCTCCTCAACGGTGAGCGCGTCTACATCAGGGGCGTCAACCGGCACGACTTCCATCCCCTGACAGGCCGCACGGTGTCGTACGAGGACATGCGCGCGGACCTCGTCACCCTGAAACGCTTCGGCTTCAACGCGATCCGCACCGCCCACTACCCCAACGACCCCTCCCTGCTGGACCTCGCCGACGAACTCGGCTTCTACGTGATCGACGAGGCCAACATCGAGGCGCACGACCACGCCCACGAGATCGCCGACGACCCGCGCTACCTCGGCGCCTTCGTGGACCGCGTCTCCCGGATGGTGCTGCGCGACAAGAACCACCCCTGCGTCATCGTCTGGTCGCTGGGAAACGAGTCCGACTACGGCGCCAACCACGACGCCGCCGCGGGCTGGGTCCGCCGCCACGACCCCACCCGCCCCCTCCAGTACGAGGGTGCGGCCAAGCTCGACTGGGCCGATCCGACGGTCGCGTCCGACATCGCCTGTCCCATGTACGCGCCGCTGGAGGACTGCGTCGCGCACGCCTTGTCCGGTCGGCAGACCAAGCCGCTCATCCAGTGCGAGTACTCGCACGCCATGGGCAACAGCAACGGCACGCTCGCCGACCACTGGGAGGCCATCGAGTCCACGCCGGGGCTTCAGGGCGGTTTCATCTGGGAGTTCTGGGACCACGGCATCCTTCAACGCGTGAACGACGGAAGACCGGCCGGGCGCGGTGGCGCCGGGCTGTACGACCACGGCGTCACCACCCCGGGCCATCGCTGGGCCTACGGCGGCGACTTCGGCGAGACGATCCACGACGGCGCCTTCGTGGCCGACGGAGTGGTCTTCCCCGACCGCACACCCAAGCCGGTGATGTTCGAGCACCGGGAGATCGCCGCACCGGTACGCCTCGCGTACACCGGCGGTGAGCTGCGGGTGACCAACCACCAGCACTTCCGCGGGCTCGACCGGCTCGCCGCCGAGTGGCGGCTGTCCCTCGCGGACGGCGGCACCCGGACCGCGCCGGCCGAACTGCCCCGCGTACCGGCGGGTGGGTCGGCCGTGGTGCCGATGCCGTTCACCCTGCCGGAGGAGGGCGGCGAGGCCTGGCTGACACTGCGGGTGACGACGGCGGACGAGGAGGCGTGGGCACCGCGGGGCACCGAGGTGTGCGTGCCGCAGGTGCGGTTGCGGGCGGCCTCCCGCACGGTGTCGGCCACGGCCACTGCGCCGGGGCCGCCCGTCGAGGTCGACGAGGACGGTCTGCTCGTCCATCCGCTGCTCACCGCGGCCCCCGTGCTCTCGCTGTGGCGGACACCGACCGACAACGACGAGCTGGGCGGCATGGCGGCACGCTGGCGGGCGTGGGGCCTGGACGCCACCCGGCGCACGCTGCTCGACGTGCGGCGCGGGAACACGGGTGTCACGGTGATCGCCGAGTACACGACGCTCGCCGGAGCCGTGCGCCACGAGCAGGTGTTCACCCGCGTCGGGGGCGGGATACGGATCGAGGAGACGGCCGACCTGCCGCAAGGTCTCACCGACGTGCCACGCGTCGGCTCCGTCTTCGAGACGGTCGCCGGGCTCGATGTCCTCCAGTGGTACGGGCAGGGCCCCTGGGAGTCCTATCCGGACCGCAGCACGGGCGCGCCCGTGGGCCATCACTCACTGCCCGTGGACGAGCTGTTCACGCCGTATCTGCGACCGCAGGAGAGCGGCGGACGGCACGGTGTGCGCCGCTTCACCCTCTCGGCGCCGGACGGGACGGGGTTCACGGTCGCGCTGGACGAGCCACGTCAGGTGTCCGTGACCCGGTACCGCGACGAGGACCTGGCCGCCGCCGCCCACCACGACGAGCTGGTCGCGCGGCCCGGCTGCGTGGTCCGCCTCGACGCCGCCCACCGCGGCCTCGGCACGGCCTCCTGCGGGCCCGACACCTCTCCCGGCCATCTCGTCCGGGCCGGCACCCACCGCTGGTCCTGGACGCTGCGCCCGCGCTGA
- a CDS encoding IclR family transcriptional regulator, with translation MLAVLAAFDHEHPALCLTDISRRAGLTLTTAHRLVGALTEWGALERDEDGAYHVGLRLWELAALAPRGLALRQAALPYLEDLYEATHENVQMAVRDGAEVVYIEWLSGRSAVGVRIQVGARWPLHATGVGLALLAHGDPAFQAAYCRGPLAAFTPHTISDGVRLRRELAEVRRTGVAVSSRQVTEDAVSVAAPVRRSGGAVVAAVSVVVPWQDGQVPALVPAVRLAARGISRALGWQPRPEPPVRAGARAAVPPRPGPGS, from the coding sequence CTGCTCGCCGTGCTCGCCGCCTTCGACCACGAGCACCCGGCGCTGTGTCTCACGGACATCAGCCGCCGGGCCGGGCTCACCCTCACCACCGCGCACCGGCTGGTGGGCGCGCTCACCGAGTGGGGCGCGCTGGAGCGGGACGAGGACGGCGCCTACCACGTGGGGCTGCGCCTGTGGGAGCTCGCGGCGCTGGCTCCCCGCGGCCTCGCGCTGCGACAGGCCGCGCTGCCGTACCTGGAGGACCTGTACGAGGCCACGCACGAGAACGTGCAGATGGCGGTGCGCGACGGCGCCGAGGTCGTCTACATCGAGTGGCTCTCCGGACGCTCAGCGGTGGGCGTCCGCATCCAGGTCGGCGCCCGCTGGCCGCTGCACGCGACGGGCGTCGGCCTGGCGCTGCTCGCCCACGGCGATCCCGCGTTCCAGGCGGCCTACTGCCGCGGTCCGCTGGCCGCGTTCACACCGCACACGATCAGTGACGGGGTACGGCTGCGCCGGGAACTCGCCGAGGTGCGCCGTACCGGCGTGGCGGTGAGCAGCCGTCAGGTCACCGAGGACGCCGTGTCGGTGGCCGCTCCGGTGCGCCGGTCGGGCGGGGCCGTGGTCGCGGCGGTGTCGGTCGTGGTGCCCTGGCAGGACGGGCAGGTACCGGCGCTGGTCCCGGCGGTCCGGCTGGCGGCGCGCGGGATCTCGCGGGCACTGGGATGGCAGCCGCGGCCGGAGCCGCCGGTCCGCGCGGGGGCGAGGGCGGCCGTACCGCCACGGCCCGGTCCGGGCTCGTAG